A genomic segment from Montipora foliosa isolate CH-2021 chromosome 9, ASM3666993v2, whole genome shotgun sequence encodes:
- the LOC137971090 gene encoding uncharacterized protein isoform X1, with the protein MEIGIELHERSHERTNRPVYDTNSKGDVLAERFSQFPESSAEHSSRKRTVTMFSKLNLCAIYMSTMLYAAILVVESLFQFRLFQRSHSFISFYWLESCVIVFIFKSWGRKRSKSFRSQARYFLPFLVLHVAVMVTFGLDLNQSTFGSSGGSESFCVSLAMTAPLVVLATWMTNRQSYPEKIIIIVSLSCSLLMVLFCGMQDRIANYKTTLLDGAFGFIMASSLAFFTVHGKNNLSKASFTELLYLLNFTSVICLPFFALLFGEIPSLKDEVFKRGVIDMLFGIFVLALLRLASQAACLYQLTHSSPLLNATTRGFAWIWITVGITVITHVNTGELLVPVFLAFWIYGFLNYLPIICSDLHLI; encoded by the exons ATGGAGATTGGCATTGAACTACATGAAAGGTCACACGAACGTACAAATCGTCCTGTTTACGACACCAATTCCAAAGGCGATGTTTTGGCGGAAAGATTTTCACAGTTCCCAGAATCTAGCGCCGAACATTCATCACGCAAAAGGACTGTCACAATGTTTAGCAAGCTTAACCTTTGCGCGATTTACATGTCGACAATGCTCTATGCAGCGATCTTGGTTGTCGAAAGCCTTtttcaatttcgattgtttcaacGTTCACATTCGTTTATTTCATTCTACTGGCTGGAGAGTTGTGTCatcgtttttattttcaaaagctggggaagaaaaagaagtaaaag TTTCAGGAGCCAGGCTAGATATTTCCTTCCCTTTCTTGTCCTACATGTTGCTGTTATGGTCACATTTGGATTGGATCTCAATCAGTCAACATTTGGCAGTTCAGGAGGATCTGAATCTTTTTGT GTTTCATTAGCGATGACAGCTCCATTAGTTGTTTTAGCGACTTGGATGACGAACCGCCAGAGTTATCCAGAAAAGATTATAATAATAGTATCACTATCATGTTCCCTCCTCATGGTACTGTTCTGTGGTATGCAAGATAGAATTGCGAATTACAAGACGACATTGCTTGATGGAGCATTTGGTTTTATTATGGCTTCTTCCCTTGCCTTTTTCACTGTTCATGGAAAGAATAATTTGTCAAAG GCCTCTTTCACAGAACTGCTgtatcttttgaattttacaagTGTTATATGTCTTCCATTTTTTGCGTTATTGTTTGGGGAAATTCCATCACTGAAAGATGAAGTATTTAAGAGAGGAGTGATTGACATGTTATTTGGTATATTTGTATTG GCGCTTCTCCGTTTGGCCAGCCAAGCCGCTTGCCTTTATCAACTTACCCACTCCTCCCCTCTCTTAAATGCGACAACACGTGGTTTTGCTTGGATTTGGATCACAGTTGGGATAACTGTCATCACGCATGTCAATACCGGTGAATTGCTGGTGCCtgtgtttcttgctttttggATATATGGTTTTTTGAATTATCTACCAATTATTTGCTCAGATCTTCACTTGATCTGA